The following coding sequences lie in one Arachis ipaensis cultivar K30076 chromosome B05, Araip1.1, whole genome shotgun sequence genomic window:
- the LOC107644747 gene encoding receptor-like serine/threonine-protein kinase At4g25390 (The sequence of the model RefSeq protein was modified relative to this genomic sequence to represent the inferred CDS: added 50 bases not found in genome assembly): LVLFLLFLRRRKRTSPSTTSTAGDDSKPPHRLSYTLLRRATNSFSSPLGHGGFGTVFSGTLPPPARTPVAVKLMDPTTTSQQGEREFHNELFFASVLRQSPHVVAAVGFSSDPKRRRFLLVYDLMVNGNLQDALLHRKCPELMQWNKRFSVALDIAKGVLFLHSCDPPVIHSDIKPSNILLDAEFNARIGDFGLARLKSDPNLDVLDGGGDFEKKKEGFLDCDGGGVVVAVDDCETESVNTGCYFEEGSLGVDQSPECFVKVPNLETSPETNGAGVSASPEMAVTLAGAASLSPGFDKASSAQSEKGVKKNGKGMRSNSVRDWWWKQDNEEVAASGSGSNPVGEGKTVKDYVMEWIGRDVDKERPKGEWVGGEGGQSGKQEKKKMKKKSRKHQLEWWESMEEEKFDDVLKKEKRRPAREWWKEEYGEELEKKKKKKKKRKGLNSDDDDGNGSEWWVSDDVLYGDRNLKKAKSKSRNNRGGTDWWLEGLSGDLWRTRRNSFDSASGEIPKSGGVSSTPSMRGTVCYVAPEYGYSGDVSEKCDVYSFGVLLLVIISGRRPLQVNGSPLSEFHRANLLSWARHCARNGKLVELVDQSIQSLDKDQALLCIKVALLCVLKSPARRPSMKEVVGMLSGELEPPQLPIEYSPSTPSRFPFKTRKKGR, translated from the coding sequence TCCACCACCTCCACCGCCGGAGACGACTCCAAGCCCCCCCACCGCCTCTCCTACACCCTCCTTCGCCGTGCCACCAACTCCTTTTCTTCCCCACTGGGCCATGGTGGCTTCGGCACCGTCTTCTCCGGCACCCTCCCTCCTCCGGCGAGAACCCCCGTCGCAGTGAAGCTCATGGACCCCACAACAACCTCGCAGCAAGGCGAGCGCGAGTTTCACAACGAGCTCTTCTTCGCCTCCGTGCTCCGCCAATCCCCCCACGTCGTCGCCGCCGTGGGATTCTCATCGGACCCAAAACGGCGCCGTTTCCTCCTCGTGTACGACCTCATGGTAAACGGAAACCTCCAAGACGCTCTATTGCATAGAAAGTGCCCTGAACTCATGCAGTGGAACAAGCGCTTCTCTGTTGCATTGGACATAGCAAAAGGTGTTCTTTTCCTTCATAGTTGTGACCCCCCTGTGATTCATAGTGATATTAAGCCCAGTAATATTCTCCTCGATGCTGAATTCAATGCCAGAATTGGGGATTTTGGACTTGCCCGTTTGAAATCGGATCCCAATTTGGATGTTTTGGATGGTGGGGGTGATTTTGAGAAGAAAAAGGAGGGGTTTTTGGATTGTGATGGTGGTGGGGTTGTTGTTGCCGTGGATGATTGTGAAACGGAAAGTGTGAACACTGGTTGTTACTTTGAGGAGGGTAGTTTGGGTGTGGATCAATCTCCTGAGTGTTTTGTTAAGGTGCCCAACTTGGAGACCTCGCCAGAGACTAATGGGGCTGGTGTGTCGGCCTCACCGGAGATGGCAGTAACATTGGCGGGGGCGGCGTCTCTATCGCCGGGGTTTGACAAGGCTAGCAGTGCTCAGAGTGAGAAGGGTGTTAAGAAGAATGGGAAAGGGATGAGGAGTAATTCAGTGAGGGATTGGTGGTGGAAGCAGGACAATGAGGAGGTTGCAGCCTCAGGATCAGGATCAAATCCTGTTGGGGAGGGTAAGACGGTGAAGGATTATGTGATGGAGTGGATTGGGAGGGATGTTGATAAGGAAAGGCCAAAGGGCGAATGGGTTGGAGGAGAAGGTGGGCAATCGGGGAagcaagagaagaagaaaatgaagaagaagagtagGAAGCACCAATTGGAATGGTGGGAATCAATGGAGGAGGAGAAGTTTGATGATGTTttaaagaaggagaagaggaggcCGGCGAGAGAGTGGTGGAAGGAGGAGTACGGTGAAGAGctcgaaaagaagaagaagaagaagaaaaagaggaagggATTGAATAGCGATGATGATGATGGCAATGGGAGTGAGTGGTGGGTGAGCGACGATGTTTTGTATGGGGATAGGAATTTGAAGAAGGCCAAGAGTAAGAGCAGGAATAACCGTGGAGGCACAGATTGGTGGTTGGAGGGCCTAAGTGGCGACTTATGGAGAACTCGCCGGAACAGCTTCGATTCGGCTAGTGGAGAAATTCCAAAGAGTGGTGGTGTGAGTAGTACTCCAAGCATGAGGGGAACCGTTTGTTATGTTGCTCCGGAGTATGGCTACAGCGGAGATGTCTCTGAGAAGTGTGATGTATATAGTTTTGGTGTCTTGTTGCTAGTTATCATTTCAGGAAGGCGACCCCTTCAGGTGAACGGTTCGCCATTGTCCGAGTTTCACCGTGCAAATCTGTTGTCTTGGGCGCGACATTGCGCTAGAAATGGGAAGCTCGTCGAGCTGGTTGATCAGTCTATTCAGTCATTAGATAAGGATCAGGCTCTTCTATGTATCAAGGTggctttgctttgtgttcttaAGTCCCCTGCTCGCCGCCCTTCGATGAAAGAGGTTGTGGGAATGCTTTCCGGGGAGTTGGAGCCACCCCAATTGCCCATTGAATACTCGCCTTCGACCCCTTCTCGATTCCCATTCAAGACCCGGAAGAAAGGCCGGTGA
- the LOC107644748 gene encoding transcription factor bHLH118, with translation MFPLQRGNELVIQFSNSSHQHKISQDLILEDYASLDVNDSDKILFTKSQSSNKLFYDGAAAADEDNNNNNNNNNNNNDSNNDDDNNKKKMVHREIERQRRKEMATLYSSLRSLLPLQFIKGKRSISDHMNEAVNYIKYMQNNIKELGAKRDELKKKKNLSNYYHHHDNNDKPTSSTNRYFTLHESDSGVLGIEITGGAAAAGEEEGVTLSEILGLLVEEEGLEVIGYLSSKVNGRLVHSVQCEVVNSNSVDLFELRRKLASLIQ, from the exons ATGTTTCCTTTACAACGAGGCAATGAGCTGGTGATTCAGTTTTCTAATAGCTCCCACCAACACAAAATCTCCCAAGATCTGATCCTTGAAGATTATGCTTCTCTTGATGTCAATGATTCTGATAAAATATTGTTCACAAAAAGCCAATCATCAAATAAACTATTTTATGATGgtgctgctgctgctgatgaggataacaacaacaacaacaacaacaacaacaacaacaatgattcTAACaacgatgatgataataataagaagaagatgGTTCATAGAGAGATTGAGAGGCAAAGGAGGAAAGAAATGGCTACCCTTTATTCCTCTCTTAGATCCCTTCTCCCTCTTCAGTTCATCAAG GGAAAGCGTTCAATATCTGACCACATGAACGAGGCAGTGAATTACATAAAGTACATGCAAAATAACATCAAGGAACTTGGTGCTAAAAGAGATgaactgaagaagaagaagaatctctCAAATTATTACCACCACCATGATAACAATGATAAACCTACATCTAGCACTAACAGATACTTCACTCTCCATGAGAGTGATAGTGGTGTTCTCGGAATTGAAATCACCGGTGGCGCCGCCGCCGCCGGAGAAGAAGAAGGTGTCACACTATCAGAGATTCTGGGGCTACTGGTTGAAGAAGAAGGACTTGAAGTTATTGGTTACCTTTCTAGCAAAGTCAATGGAAGATTGGTCCACAGTGTTCAGTGTGAG GTAGTCAATTCCAACAGTGTAGATCTATTTGAGCTGAGAAGGAAACTTGCAAGTTTAATTCAATGA
- the LOC107642207 gene encoding brassinosteroid LRR receptor kinase BRL2-like — protein sequence MFGGNFAYVMKDISLSLKQLILEIMASRMVTSDLSYNFLEGAIPESRGELTSLQRLNLNGNRLSGSVPASLGGRLLHRASFNFTDNRGLCGIPGLPSCGRGVSGGDRAGIGLGVNFMAVALVLGGGQFAGGEGATTF from the exons ATGTTTGGGGGCAATTTTGCTTATGTTATGAAGGACATAAGCTTGTCATTGAAACAACTTATCTTAGAGATTATGGCATCAAGGATGGTGACCAG TGATCTATCCTATAACTTTTTGGAAGGAGCAATCCCAGAAAGTCGTGGAGAGTTGACATCATTACAGAGACT GAACCTAAATGGGAATAGGCTGTCTGGAAGTGTTCCAGCAAGTCTAGGAGGAAGACTATTGCACAGAGCTAGCTTCAA TTTTACGGATAACAGAGGACTGTGTGGTATTCCTGGTTTACCTAGCTGTGGACGTGGTGTCTCTGGGGGTGATAGAGCAGGCATTGGATTAGGTGTTAATTTCATGGCGGTGGCACTTGTTTTGGGGGGGGGTCAGTTTGCTGGTGGAGAAGGTGCAACAACATTCTGA